From Thalassotalea euphylliae, the proteins below share one genomic window:
- the grpE gene encoding nucleotide exchange factor GrpE, producing MTTESNENPINENKTAEEIAAEEIIAQAEEQVEEQHEHAHEILSEEQEKINELELALAAAQATVADQKDSVIRAKAEVDNVRRRSAQDVEKARKFALEKFAGDLLPVVDNLERAIESFDKEDESQKAMLEGVELTLQSFLSTLEKFDVKAVNPQDQPFNPELHQAMSMQEVPGVAPNTVIAVMQKGYELNGRLIRPAMVMVSKAAPVDTQA from the coding sequence ATGACCACTGAGTCGAACGAAAACCCTATCAATGAAAATAAGACAGCCGAAGAGATTGCTGCTGAAGAGATTATTGCCCAAGCTGAAGAGCAAGTAGAAGAGCAGCACGAACATGCGCATGAAATTTTAAGCGAAGAGCAAGAAAAAATTAACGAGCTAGAGCTAGCGTTAGCTGCGGCTCAAGCAACGGTTGCTGATCAAAAAGACTCAGTAATTCGCGCCAAAGCAGAGGTTGATAACGTTCGTCGCCGCAGCGCACAAGACGTTGAAAAAGCCCGTAAGTTCGCACTAGAAAAATTTGCCGGTGATTTACTACCTGTAGTTGATAACCTAGAGCGCGCTATTGAGTCATTCGATAAAGAAGACGAAAGCCAAAAAGCCATGCTTGAAGGTGTTGAGTTAACGCTGCAAAGCTTCTTATCAACGTTAGAGAAGTTTGACGTTAAAGCGGTTAACCCACAAGACCAACCATTTAACCCTGAACTTCATCAAGCGATGTCGATGCAAGAAGTACCAGGTGTTGCGCCAAACACGGTAATCGCGGTAATGCAAAAAGGTTACGAGCTAAACGGTCGTTTAATTCGCCCTGCAATGGTAATGGTATCTAAAGCCGCGCCAGTTGATACCCAAGCGTAA
- the nadK gene encoding NAD(+) kinase → MSQLYKTVGLIGKPNHDGASATISTLHQYLIENNYQVLVERSVASAIDADCEPDIQSLTDIGEQADLAIVVGGDGYMLGAARVLSGYSIGVIGVNRGNLGFLTDLSPQDVIPPLEAILRGESRSEQRFIIEAEVYRHGKLKSSNSAVNEAVLHAGKVANMIEFEVYIDGSFMFSQRSDGLIVSTPTGSTAYSMSAGGPILTPNLNALSLVPMFPHTLTSRPIVVDGDSEIKLILANDNHENLQVSCDGHVILAVMPGDQVIIKKSPYTLRLIHPLDHSYFNVLRNKLSWGNKLY, encoded by the coding sequence ATGAGCCAGTTGTATAAAACCGTTGGCCTTATTGGTAAACCAAATCATGATGGCGCTAGTGCGACCATCTCAACACTGCATCAGTATCTAATCGAAAATAACTACCAAGTGTTAGTTGAACGTTCAGTGGCTAGCGCGATTGATGCCGACTGCGAACCCGATATTCAATCACTAACCGATATTGGCGAACAGGCTGATTTGGCAATCGTTGTTGGTGGTGACGGCTATATGCTCGGCGCAGCCCGTGTATTATCCGGCTACAGCATCGGCGTGATTGGCGTTAACCGCGGCAATTTAGGCTTTTTAACTGATTTATCGCCACAGGATGTTATTCCGCCGCTCGAAGCGATATTACGCGGCGAGTCGCGCTCAGAGCAGCGCTTTATTATTGAAGCGGAAGTCTATCGTCACGGTAAACTAAAAAGCTCCAATAGCGCCGTCAATGAAGCGGTGCTGCATGCTGGCAAAGTCGCTAATATGATTGAGTTTGAAGTCTACATCGACGGCAGCTTTATGTTTAGCCAGCGCTCTGACGGCTTAATTGTCTCAACCCCTACCGGTTCAACCGCCTATTCAATGTCGGCAGGTGGGCCAATTTTAACCCCTAACCTAAACGCCCTATCGCTGGTGCCTATGTTTCCACATACCTTAACCAGCCGCCCGATCGTGGTGGACGGTGATAGTGAAATTAAGTTAATTCTCGCTAACGACAATCACGAGAATTTACAAGTGAGCTGCGATGGCCATGTAATTTTAGCGGTCATGCCGGGTGACCAAGTGATCATCAAGAAAAGCCCCTACACATTGCGCCTGATACATCCACTGGATCACAGCTACTTCAACGTGCTGAGAAACAAGTTAAGTTGGGGTAATAAACTTTATTAA
- the recN gene encoding DNA repair protein RecN, which translates to MLLQLTIQNFAIVKALDIDWQQGMTTITGETGAGKSIAIDALGLCLGERATTNTVRPGAKKADLAATFDVTNNALAQQWLASQELQLAQSDSDLNDNSIEAQECILRRVISAEGRSRAFINGSQVPLAQLKELGQLLINIHGQHDHQLIIKPNEQRKMLDAFAGHDDLIDNVEHYYQSYRKQVAELEALELSQQQREAKKQLLQYQVQELDEFSLQADEFQTLEADFKRFSHSQQILSDTMESLHILSQNEQFNALDALQKCHDTLSTLAHYDSELANIATIINDAVVQLEEANNDLRHYHDRLELDPQAFSIIEERYSQAIQLAKKHQVVPEQLPDYHQQLTLELNSLNGDETRLAGLADEIEQTKQHYFEAAQILTNSRMAAGKTLSSEVTTSIQTLNMPHGQFDVAITPLSSDRPSAQGQDEVLFVVSINPGQSLEAMHKVASGGELSRISLAMQVILADKVVSPTLIFDEVDVGISGPTAAMVGAKLQQLANNTQVICVTHLPQVACKGHQQLFVAKLTDGEHTETSVTELSEGARVKEIARLLAGNTITESSLANAQELLAG; encoded by the coding sequence ATGCTGTTACAACTGACCATTCAAAATTTTGCCATTGTCAAAGCTCTGGATATCGACTGGCAACAAGGCATGACCACGATCACTGGTGAAACCGGTGCCGGTAAATCTATCGCCATTGACGCCCTTGGCCTGTGTTTAGGTGAGCGAGCGACGACAAACACCGTGCGCCCCGGCGCGAAAAAAGCCGACCTCGCCGCCACCTTTGATGTCACTAACAACGCGCTTGCCCAGCAATGGCTGGCTAGTCAGGAGTTACAGCTAGCTCAATCCGATTCAGATTTAAATGATAATTCCATTGAAGCGCAGGAATGTATATTACGCCGTGTGATCTCTGCTGAGGGCCGCTCTCGCGCCTTTATTAATGGCAGCCAGGTGCCGCTTGCCCAGTTAAAAGAGCTCGGTCAGTTACTGATTAATATTCATGGTCAACACGATCATCAACTTATCATCAAACCCAATGAGCAGCGCAAAATGCTGGATGCATTTGCCGGGCATGATGATCTTATCGACAACGTTGAGCACTATTATCAAAGCTATCGCAAACAAGTAGCAGAGCTAGAAGCACTAGAGCTTAGCCAACAGCAGCGCGAAGCCAAAAAACAATTGTTGCAGTACCAAGTACAAGAGTTGGATGAATTTTCATTACAAGCGGATGAGTTTCAAACACTTGAAGCCGACTTCAAACGCTTTAGCCATAGTCAGCAGATCTTGTCTGACACTATGGAGTCACTGCACATTCTCTCGCAAAATGAACAGTTTAATGCGCTAGATGCACTGCAAAAATGTCACGACACCCTGTCAACACTCGCCCATTACGATAGCGAACTCGCCAATATCGCCACCATAATTAATGATGCTGTGGTACAACTTGAAGAAGCCAATAACGATTTACGCCACTACCACGATCGTTTAGAGCTAGACCCACAAGCCTTCAGCATAATTGAAGAGCGTTACTCGCAAGCCATTCAGTTGGCGAAAAAGCACCAAGTCGTACCCGAGCAATTGCCAGACTATCATCAACAATTAACTCTTGAGCTTAACAGCTTAAATGGTGATGAAACTCGCCTAGCAGGGCTTGCTGATGAAATAGAGCAAACCAAGCAGCATTATTTTGAGGCGGCACAAATACTCACCAATTCACGCATGGCTGCCGGAAAAACACTTAGCAGTGAAGTGACCACCAGTATTCAAACGCTCAATATGCCGCATGGTCAATTTGATGTGGCTATCACCCCACTGTCCTCAGATAGGCCAAGCGCCCAAGGGCAAGACGAAGTATTATTCGTTGTCAGTATTAATCCAGGGCAAAGCTTAGAAGCCATGCACAAGGTGGCTTCAGGTGGTGAGCTTTCCCGTATTAGCCTTGCCATGCAAGTTATTCTTGCCGATAAAGTGGTTTCGCCAACCCTTATTTTCGATGAAGTTGATGTTGGTATTAGTGGCCCAACAGCCGCAATGGTCGGGGCAAAACTGCAACAACTTGCGAACAACACCCAAGTAATTTGTGTCACTCACTTGCCACAAGTTGCTTGTAAGGGGCATCAACAGTTATTTGTAGCAAAATTAACCGATGGCGAGCATACCGAAACCAGTGTTACGGAACTTAGTGAAGGTGCGCGCGTCAAAGAAATTGCCCGTTTATTAGCAGGCAACACCATTACCGAGAGCAGCTTAGCGAATGCTCAAGAATTATTGGCAGGATAA
- a CDS encoding outer membrane protein assembly factor BamE: MLARSIILALALTTSACSSWVYRIDIPQGNYLEQKDIDRLQVGMTKEQVKFILGSPVVIDSFEQDTWHYVYQFKSGRNSDFDARKDFVVKFVDNKLVSAEGDFELSENFNTPYDS, translated from the coding sequence ATGTTAGCAAGAAGCATTATTTTAGCACTTGCGCTGACCACCAGCGCATGTTCAAGTTGGGTTTATCGTATTGATATCCCCCAAGGTAATTACCTTGAGCAAAAAGATATCGACCGCTTACAAGTGGGTATGACGAAAGAACAAGTTAAGTTTATATTAGGTAGCCCGGTTGTAATTGACTCGTTCGAGCAAGATACATGGCACTATGTTTATCAATTTAAGTCAGGCAGAAATTCCGACTTTGATGCGCGCAAAGATTTTGTCGTTAAGTTTGTTGATAACAAACTAGTATCTGCTGAAGGGGATTTTGAACTTTCAGAAAACTTCAATACCCCATATGATAGCTAG
- a CDS encoding glutathione S-transferase family protein produces MPKILGVPPSPYVRKVILAHEHKNMPYEVQMMMPGSDDAAFRAVSPLGKVPVYVTDDGFSFADSSVMIAYLEKTNSTNSLYPDDANDYAQALWFEEYADTKLTEVTAALYFQRVVGPAFFNHTTDVERCQEVINELIPPQLAYLESKLTGDFFVGDKLSIADICIGGSLVNLLHADYELDTATYPKLAAFQQRFFSIPMVKQCIESEQQMFAGAKS; encoded by the coding sequence ATGCCTAAAATTCTAGGTGTACCGCCTTCACCTTATGTCCGTAAAGTGATTTTGGCGCATGAACACAAAAATATGCCATATGAAGTACAAATGATGATGCCTGGCTCTGATGATGCAGCATTTAGAGCAGTGAGCCCGTTAGGCAAAGTACCCGTGTACGTGACTGATGATGGTTTTAGCTTTGCTGATTCATCTGTGATGATTGCTTACCTTGAAAAGACGAATAGCACTAACTCATTGTACCCAGATGATGCTAATGACTATGCACAAGCATTGTGGTTCGAGGAGTATGCGGATACCAAGTTAACTGAAGTTACTGCTGCCCTTTATTTTCAACGTGTTGTTGGCCCAGCATTTTTCAATCACACAACTGATGTAGAGCGTTGTCAGGAAGTGATCAATGAGTTGATTCCACCGCAGCTTGCTTATTTAGAATCGAAGCTTACTGGTGACTTTTTTGTTGGTGATAAGCTGAGCATTGCCGATATTTGTATTGGTGGGAGTTTAGTGAATTTGCTTCACGCAGATTATGAGCTGGATACGGCTACATATCCTAAACTTGCCGCTTTCCAGCAACGCTTTTTCAGTATTCCTATGGTTAAGCAGTGTATTGAAAGCGAACAACAAATGTTTGCTGGCGCAAAATCATAG
- a CDS encoding RnfH family protein, producing MAEQIHIEVVYGLATRQELIALPVAKGTTIEQAIIESGIMDMFDDIDLTKNKVGIWSRAAKLSDELEDLDRIEIYRPLIADPKEVRKRRAEKAKEEGRADKVTGGRVNNLRAKL from the coding sequence ATGGCAGAGCAGATTCATATTGAAGTGGTATATGGCTTGGCGACCCGTCAAGAGCTTATTGCCTTACCTGTTGCTAAAGGTACAACCATAGAGCAAGCGATTATTGAGTCGGGCATTATGGATATGTTTGACGATATTGACCTGACTAAAAATAAAGTCGGCATTTGGAGTCGTGCCGCTAAGCTAAGTGACGAGTTGGAAGACTTAGATCGTATTGAAATTTATCGTCCGTTGATTGCCGACCCGAAAGAAGTGCGTAAACGCCGCGCAGAAAAAGCGAAAGAAGAAGGCCGCGCTGATAAAGTCACTGGTGGCCGAGTTAACAACCTAAGAGCTAAGCTATAG
- a CDS encoding type II toxin-antitoxin system RatA family toxin yields MPSIHRSALVMHSVSDMYNLINDVLAYPQFLPDCSDSKIISQDDRSMTAALKISKGGVTKWFTTQNTLVENEQVVLNLVDGPFKQLTGSWDLTVLSEEACKVTLSLEYEFSSKVLELAFGKIFNNIANNMVQAFTQQAKKVYG; encoded by the coding sequence ATGCCATCAATTCATCGTAGTGCCTTGGTTATGCACAGTGTTAGTGATATGTATAACCTGATCAATGACGTACTTGCTTACCCACAATTTTTACCAGATTGCAGCGACAGTAAAATCATCTCGCAAGATGATCGATCTATGACGGCTGCACTTAAAATTTCGAAGGGTGGCGTGACTAAGTGGTTTACCACACAAAACACCTTAGTGGAAAATGAGCAAGTAGTATTGAACTTGGTAGATGGACCATTTAAACAGTTAACCGGTAGCTGGGACTTAACTGTATTGTCTGAAGAGGCATGTAAGGTCACGCTGAGCCTAGAATATGAATTTTCGAGTAAAGTATTGGAATTGGCATTTGGCAAAATCTTCAACAATATTGCTAATAACATGGTTCAGGCATTTACTCAGCAAGCGAAAAAGGTATACGGCTAA
- the smpB gene encoding SsrA-binding protein SmpB, whose translation MAKKKSKQSNSNTIALNKKARHNYALTDKFEAGMSLQGWEIKSIRSGKVNISDCYVMLKDGEAYLVGSEILPLNAASSHVVCDPVRSRKLLLNRRELDRLIGAVERDGYSLVATAMYWKQCWVKLEFYLGKGKKSHDKRADIKDREWQIDKGRLMKNKNLNG comes from the coding sequence ATGGCCAAGAAAAAATCAAAACAATCAAATAGCAATACCATTGCCCTCAATAAAAAAGCACGTCACAACTATGCACTTACCGACAAGTTCGAAGCGGGTATGAGCCTGCAAGGCTGGGAGATTAAAAGCATTCGCAGTGGCAAGGTCAATATTTCTGATTGTTATGTCATGCTCAAAGACGGAGAAGCCTATCTAGTCGGTAGCGAAATTCTGCCGCTTAATGCGGCCTCTAGCCACGTGGTTTGCGATCCGGTTCGAAGCCGTAAGCTATTGCTAAACCGCCGCGAGCTTGACCGCCTAATTGGTGCCGTTGAGCGAGATGGCTACTCGCTTGTTGCTACCGCCATGTACTGGAAACAGTGCTGGGTAAAACTTGAGTTTTACTTAGGTAAAGGTAAGAAAAGCCACGATAAACGTGCAGATATCAAAGATCGCGAATGGCAGATTGACAAAGGCCGTTTAATGAAAAACAAAAACCTTAATGGCTAA
- a CDS encoding STAS-like domain-containing protein, whose product MTVYDLSNFSDTPFGRYSDDSKHNGTAFREILIDKLKQARQDKTKLIVDFDSIKIGIGSSFLEEAFGGLVRKGYFTKEELTGELGVLDIKSDQDFYKKEIFAYINEAKLEG is encoded by the coding sequence ATGACTGTTTATGATTTAAGTAACTTTTCAGATACCCCATTTGGTCGATACTCTGACGACAGTAAGCATAATGGAACGGCTTTTAGAGAAATATTGATCGATAAGCTCAAGCAAGCACGACAAGATAAAACAAAGTTAATCGTAGATTTTGATAGCATCAAAATTGGCATAGGCTCGTCTTTCCTAGAGGAAGCATTTGGTGGTTTAGTAAGAAAAGGGTATTTTACCAAAGAGGAACTCACTGGTGAGTTAGGCGTGCTAGATATAAAAAGTGATCAAGACTTTTACAAAAAAGAGATATTTGCATATATAAACGAAGCTAAATTAGAAGGTTAA
- a CDS encoding prolyl oligopeptidase family serine peptidase, with product MKQTVQADSSVDNASFDRKAYPITRKGEVVDTYFGKDVADPYRWLEDDRSEETGAWVKTQNQVTFNYLDRIPYREQLKERLADLWNYEKVGAPFKEGKYTYFYKNDGLQNQYVVYRMVEGGEPEVFLDPNSFSEDGTTSLAQLSFSKDGSIAAYSISEGGSDWRKIIIIDAETKKVLEAPLVDVKFSGISWVGNKGFYYSSYDKPEGSELSAKTDQHKLYYHELGTSQANDPVIFGATEEEKRRYVAGYVTEDDNYLLISGATSTSGNDLYLKDLTRPNSPLVTILDNFDSDTYVIENQGSKLYLVTNLNAPNKKVVTVDASKPSPEHWQDLIAETDDVLTVSTGAGYFFAEYMADAISKVYQYDYRGNKVREIALPGPGSASEIDGKKDDKELYFSFTNYKTPGTIYKLTPDTGKVDVYRESGAKFDSNDYVSKQVFYTSKDGTKVPMMITHKKGLELNGKNPTILYGYGGFNVSLTPYFSVTRAVWMEQGGIYAVANLRGGGEYGKAWHKAGTQLQKQNVFDDFIAAGEYLIDQNYTSSDYLAVNGGSNGGLLVGAVMTQRPDLMKVALPAVGVLDMLRYHTFTAGAGWAYDYGTAEQSEAMFEYLKGYSPVHNVKAGVSYPATLVTTGDHDDRVVPAHSFKFAAELQAKQAGSAPTMIRIETNAGHGAGTPVSKTIEQYADIYAFTLFNMGFSELPK from the coding sequence ATGAAGCAAACAGTTCAAGCTGACAGTAGTGTTGATAACGCTAGTTTTGACAGGAAAGCTTACCCAATTACTCGCAAAGGCGAGGTCGTCGATACCTACTTTGGCAAAGACGTTGCCGACCCATACCGCTGGCTAGAAGACGATCGCAGTGAAGAAACAGGTGCTTGGGTAAAAACGCAAAACCAAGTCACCTTTAATTATTTAGACCGAATTCCGTACCGCGAACAGCTAAAAGAGCGTTTGGCTGATTTATGGAATTATGAAAAAGTGGGGGCGCCTTTCAAGGAAGGAAAATACACCTACTTCTACAAAAATGATGGCCTGCAAAACCAATACGTGGTTTACCGTATGGTTGAAGGTGGCGAGCCGGAAGTCTTTTTAGACCCTAACAGCTTTAGCGAAGATGGCACCACGTCACTAGCGCAATTAAGCTTTTCTAAAGATGGCTCAATTGCCGCTTACTCAATTTCTGAAGGTGGCAGCGACTGGCGAAAAATCATCATTATTGATGCTGAAACGAAAAAAGTGCTAGAAGCGCCACTCGTCGATGTGAAGTTCTCTGGCATTTCATGGGTTGGCAACAAAGGCTTTTATTATTCTAGTTACGACAAGCCAGAAGGCAGCGAGCTTTCAGCCAAAACTGACCAGCACAAACTTTACTACCACGAGCTAGGTACATCACAAGCGAATGACCCTGTTATTTTCGGTGCAACGGAAGAGGAAAAGCGCCGTTATGTGGCTGGCTATGTCACTGAAGACGACAACTATTTATTGATTAGCGGCGCAACGTCTACGTCAGGTAACGATCTTTACCTAAAAGACTTAACACGCCCCAATAGCCCGCTAGTTACCATTTTAGATAACTTTGATTCAGACACGTATGTGATTGAAAACCAAGGTAGCAAGCTTTACTTAGTCACTAACCTAAATGCACCAAACAAAAAGGTGGTAACGGTTGATGCAAGTAAGCCATCACCAGAGCATTGGCAAGACCTGATTGCTGAAACTGACGACGTGTTAACGGTTTCAACAGGGGCTGGCTACTTCTTTGCTGAATACATGGCTGACGCTATTTCTAAAGTGTATCAGTACGACTATCGAGGCAACAAAGTTCGTGAAATTGCCTTGCCAGGGCCAGGTAGTGCCAGTGAAATCGATGGTAAGAAAGACGACAAAGAACTTTATTTCTCTTTCACCAACTACAAAACCCCCGGCACGATTTACAAGCTAACGCCAGACACTGGCAAGGTTGATGTATACCGCGAATCAGGTGCTAAGTTTGACAGCAACGATTACGTGTCTAAGCAAGTGTTTTACACCTCAAAAGATGGCACGAAAGTGCCAATGATGATCACCCATAAAAAAGGGCTTGAGCTGAACGGTAAGAACCCAACCATCCTATATGGTTACGGTGGTTTTAACGTAAGCTTAACACCATACTTTAGCGTGACGCGTGCGGTTTGGATGGAGCAAGGGGGCATTTATGCCGTTGCGAATTTACGCGGTGGCGGTGAATACGGCAAAGCATGGCATAAAGCAGGTACACAATTGCAAAAGCAAAATGTATTTGACGACTTTATTGCTGCTGGTGAATACCTGATTGACCAAAACTACACATCAAGCGACTACTTAGCTGTTAACGGTGGTTCAAACGGTGGCTTACTTGTCGGTGCGGTGATGACCCAGCGCCCTGACTTAATGAAAGTCGCACTACCAGCGGTTGGCGTACTTGATATGTTGCGCTACCACACCTTTACTGCTGGCGCAGGTTGGGCATACGACTACGGTACAGCCGAGCAAAGCGAAGCAATGTTTGAGTACTTAAAAGGTTACTCGCCAGTGCATAATGTGAAAGCGGGCGTAAGCTATCCTGCGACACTTGTAACCACAGGCGACCATGACGACCGCGTTGTACCTGCTCACTCATTTAAGTTCGCTGCTGAACTGCAAGCTAAGCAGGCCGGCAGTGCTCCAACCATGATCCGCATTGAAACCAATGCAGGTCACGGCGCAGGCACACCCGTTTCAAAAACCATTGAACAATACGCCGATATTTACGCGTTTACTTTGTTTAATATGGGCTTTAGCGAACTGCCAAAATAG